One Cyanobacteria bacterium GSL.Bin1 genomic window, GTGTGGGTCCAAGGAGGACGACGCCAGAGGGAATCCAACGGCTTTGATGCAAAATGCGAAAATCTGTTGACTGAAATTCCTGACTATATTGCTCAAAGTCTCCTTCAGATAAAGCTCCAGCGTCTACTTGCTCTTGGCTAAGCCATTCCAAAATTGTTTTTGGGGTCGGAGCCAAGCGGACCTCTGCTAGGGTTAAACCATATAGATCATAGAGGGGGAGATAATAGCCCGCAGCTGAACCGGGGTTTCCTAAGGCAACAATTTTGTTAGAAAGATCAACAAGACTTTGAGCAGAACTCGCTTGGGGGACAACAATAACAGAGCGTTCGAGGCTACTAATTCTTTCTAAGGAAAAAATAGGAATATAAAGTTCCTGACCCATTGCAATGGCCGCTAAACCGGGAGGGGCAAATACAATTGACCAATTATTCCGCTGAATTTGTTCCAAAGCTTGCAATTCATTGTAAGCGGGTTCTAATTCAACGACGCTATTGGTTTGTTCGGCTAAATACTCTTGTAAGGGTCTGTACCGCTCAACAGATACTGTTCCTCTCTCATAACTCACGACGCCGATTGTCAGCTTATTCGGATTAACGGTTTCCTTGGAGCGGCATCCGACCAGTACAAAGCTGATTAATAAGAAAAAATGGATGAGGAGTAAGGGGCGTGACACCATAGGGTTAATCCGCTAAAAAATATCCTTACGTTTTTGCAAACACAGGGTAACTAATAAGTAGATTACTGTAAATAGGCAAAGAATCCCCCAATTTAACATCAGATTCTCCCACGTTGCGTCGTAGGTAGAAGAGGGTTCAAAAAGCATCGGCAAGGAATTACCGGCACTTGAGGGAACCATTTGATTGAGATCGGCTAGCACGCCGTAGGCTGCTACTGACCAGCGACTTAGCATCAGCCATGACAGAGGACGGGCAACTCCCTCTAAATCAAATAGTACTCCAGAAAAGATGATTTGGGGAATCATGACCAGAGGAAGAATTCCATTCCCCTGGTTTTCGCTCTTAACTAAAGCTGAGAGCATCAGGCTTAAGCTGGTGCTAGCGACTAAAGTAAGAAAAGTGGTAATTCCGACCCCCATCCACCAAGGAATCAGCTCAGATTGGGGCGCACCAAAACCAATGAGAATGGCTAAGACAATCAGAAAGCTTTGCAGCAAGGCAATGCCAGTCCGAATTAGAAACTTAGATCCTAAATAAGGCAATAACCCCAAATTCAGCAGTCGTTCTCGGCAGTAGATGGCTGATTCTTTGACGATTTCTCCAATGGAGTTAGACAATCCGAGCCAAATCGCGATACAGCTAAAAACAAATAGTAACCGGAGTGCTAGGGGTGCCTGTGTAGCTGTTGGCGAATCGACGTACTTGAGAGGGGCCTCTCCCTCAAGACATAACGCAGTTAAAGCAATGGTAATCGGACCCGAGAGTAACGTAAAACTGACACTAGCGAGATCGCGCCTCACCAACTGATAATAGCGTTGGCTTAGTAGCAGCAGTTGCTTGAGGGGAGATGAAGTATGAGATGACGAATCACTGATCAACTGTTGCTCTTTGCCAGGACTCAGGGAAGCTTTGATATAACTTTTATATTTGTCAGAAACGTAATATTGCTTTGCCCACTCATCAACAATCGCTTGGTTTTCTACTTCGGTGCTCCCTTGTTCCAGCTTGAGATAAATATCTGCAAAGTACTTGAAGTCTAATGAAGGCATTTCAAAAAATTCGAGGGCTTCTTGAGGCGGTCCAAAGTAGCAAAGTTTCCCCCCTCGTCCGAGAAAAGCAATGCGATCACACACTGCAATGTTGGCTGTGGCATGGGTAATTAAGATGATTGTCCGCTCTTGATCCGCTAAGTCTCTAAGCAATTTCATCATCTCTTTGTCCAGTCCTGGATCAAGACCAGAGGTGGGTTCATCGAGAAAGAAAAGCTTGGGATCAACCAGTAATTCCACAGCAATACTAACCCGTTTGCGTTGCCCGCCACTGAGGTAACGCACAAAATTGGTTCTTACGTGATTCAGCTTGACTTGTTCAAGTGTATCATTGACAACTTGCTCAATATTGGTATCTGGGGGCAATCGTAGCTGACAAGCATAGGTCAAGACTTCCTCAACTGTAAGGTCAAGATGAACGATATCATCTTGAGGAACATAGCCAATTTGCGAGCGATAGATCCCCCAATGTTGTCGCAAATTATCCCCATTGAGCAGGACATTGCCAGAGTTGGTGGGTTCGATGCCCAGTAAAGCTTTCATGAGAGTTGATTTCCCCGCTCCGCTCCCTCCCACTAACGCAACGAGCTGCCCGGGTTCAATGGCCAGAGAAATATCATTGAGGATTGTCTTTTTTCCGGCTTTTTGATCCGGAACTTCTCGGCAGAGATGGTGGGCATCGAGACGAATATGATGTCCAGTATTGAGAAGCTCAAGGGTTTCCCGTCGATAGAGAAGCGTAAACGGACCAATTTGGATGATATTTCCACTGCTAAGGGAGATTGGTTTGTCTAAACGTTTACCATCAACAAATGTCCCGTTGGTACTGAGATCTTTTAAGATGTGTCCGCCTTGATGGTTGGGATAAATTGTGGCGTGGAGTCGGGAAACGGTCGGTGAATCCAACTGCATCGAGGCATAACGATCGGGACTGGGAAAGCGACCGATTTCTACTGGCCAATCCTTTAGCCCTCGTAAAATTAAATGGCGCTTTTGGGGAATGACGAGGTGACTGTCAATGGGATTGAAGTAGGTTAAGAGGACTTGGTTACGGGGGTCTTGGCCAATTTCTAACTGAGCCCCATGCGTGAGCAAATACCCTTGGGAGAGATTAATACGGGTGTGCTCAATAAAGAGGCCATTGCGACTGGGATGAGCGCGATCGCCATCATAAATGCGATAATTTTCTCCTTCTTTTTTTAAGACTGCCTGCCGTCGAGAAAGGACATTCCAGCCAGTCTCGGGAATCTCTAAATCTGACCAATGATGATCCCGCCCTAACCGATAAACATCTTTGTCAAGATCAAATCGCAGTGTTTTCCCCCGATTGCTAAGTTCTAAGAAGGGCTGAGAGCTAATCAGAGTAGCTTGAGCAAAACTATCAGTCATGAGAAACGTCTAAACATAAGCTCTTACTTTTATCCCTCTCTCAAGAAACAAGATACATGAGTCAATGCAGTTTTTCCCGTCCGAAAATAGCAGACAAGTTTGTATATACATAGGGCTTTTTCTGGTAATAAAATTGCCAAATTTTATTATTTTTTCTGGAAGTTTGCGATTATTGTGTCATGAATAGAGAGTCAAATCAACTCTGTCCTGTTATTTTGCCAGCTAAATGCCTCCCCAGTCTACTTCTTGCTGTTTTTTACATTTAACCCACTGACATGAACGTGCATAAACTGACAACAATCAACGTACTAAGTTAATGAAACCAGCTAACCCTAAGCAAAAGTGCAAGGTATGAACTATGTTGTGGACTAAAACGACTTCCCGAATTATTATTGGCACCTTACTTGGCGCATTTACCATTGGTATTTCCACGAATCAAGCGGCTGCACTAACCCCACTCGACTTGATTAAACTTCCTCTTAATGCTGTCAATGGGGAGAGTCCAAAACCACTACCGAATCGCAATATTGATGTTTTTAAAGAAAATGTCAATGGCAACAATTTAAATGTATGTGTTTCTCCCGCTCCTTGTAGTGTACCGACCCCTACCCCTGGTGTTGTACCATCTCAACCCATTCCTTCTCCTCAAGGCTCGGTTCGTCAAGCCCCAACACGTCAATCGATTTCACCATCGCCTCAGGGTTCGGTTCGTCAAGCCCCAACACGTCAATCGATTTCACCATCGCCTCAGGGTTCGGTTCGTCAATCCTCAAACACTCAACCTCAAACGAAGCCTTCTCAAGGGTCCCCTGGTCCTATTTTAACTATTCCGCCTATAAAATTGTTCTAGCATCTGAGTTAGAGCATAAGTAACCCTCCCTCGAACATGAGAAAAACAGTCCAGCGCACCATTATCCGTCTTTTTATTGCCATCCTCGGAACAATTGTGTTGATTGGACTTATTCTCTTGATTGAAGCAGCTTTTGGTGGTGAAAAGAGCTGCCCGCCACCAGAGTCTTGGTTACTTTGTCGGATTAGACACTCTGTTCTGTTGAATGTTGTCGAAGGCTTTAGTATTCTCGTGGCTTTAATTCTCTTTTTTTTGGAAGCGCCTGAGCGAGCCAAGCAAGCCCATTATGAAGCCTGGAAAGTCATTGATGCTGCTCATGGCGTCGAAACCAGTTATGCCCGTTTGCAAGCTCTGCAAGATCTCAATGAAGATCAAGTGAGTCTAACGAGGTTAGATGCGTCTGGCGCAGATTTAAAGGGAATTAATCTCAAAGCAGCAGAACTAAGTCATGCTCAGTTATCAGGAACTGACCTCAGTCATGCGAACCTCAGTCACACAAATCTTAGTCATGCTGATCTCGTTGGTGCCAACCTTAACAATGCTGAGTTAGACGATGCTCGTTTGATTGATGTGAACTTGAGTCATGCCCAACTGATTGATGCTGACTTAATTGGTACGGAAATGATTGGAGCCAATCTCACCCATGCACATCTAGTTGGTGCCAATTTGAGTAAAGCGTATCTCGGTGATGTTGATTTTAGCAAGGCTTGTTTACGTGATGCCAACTTAAACCAAACTAAATTTTTTGGAGCGAGAAATTTGACTCCAGAACAAGTAAAAGTAGCAAAAAATTGGCACGAGGCTATCTATGATGAAGGATTGCGACGACAACTAGGGCTTTAAAGGCTTTTAGCCTTTGAAAAATGCATAACTGAAAGTCAATGTAACTTACATAAAAGAGATTGGCTTTTTTAATTGATTTCTGACTTAAAGTTAAGTGCGAGGTATTTTTTCTAATGCAATTTTCCAAAAAAATTAAGCAATTGATCGGATTAACTGTATTGAGTACAGTCGTAGTTATCGCAACTTCTGCCGTTGCTTCCCCGTTTTCTCCATCAATTTTAGGTAATTTTTTCCCTTCACTCCACTCTTCAAATTCAACTCAAATTGGTTATGCTTCGATTCAAGGGACATCCAATCATCCTGAACTGTCAGGAAAAATATTACTACACGAAACGAGTGCCGGACTACGGTTGATTGGTATGTTAAAGAATGTTCCTCCTGGAGCTCACGGCTTCCATATTCATGAGTTTGGGAGCTGTGCAGACGATGGTCAAGCCGCTGGGGGTCACTATAATCCTGATGGGGTTAAACATGGCAATTTGCTTACTGACGGCTTTGAAGGAGCTCATGCTGGAGATTTAGGTAATGTTGTTGCCTCGAATGGCACAGCTAGCTGGAAGGAAACTTTTCCTGGGCTCAGCTTGAGTAGCGGTAACTATCCTGTTGTTGGACGTGCAGTTATTCTACATGCAGATCCAGACGATTTTGGCCAGCCAACCGGGAATGCAGGCGCACGTATCGGATGCGGTACGATTACACTTAGACCAGCCTCGCTAGAGCAGACAAAATAAAAATTTGGCTACAGCCATTCCGGGAAGTAGATTCTCCAAATCTTGATTTTTAATTAATTATTTAAAACAATGTGTCCAGTTGCTTTAAACCCTTTGCGCAATACCCCTCTAGGGGCAGGTCAGGCTAAATTATGGCTGTTCTTAGTTGGAGTTAATTATTATCAAGATTCTAGCCTGCCTTCATTGCAGTATCCAGCTTTAGATTGCCAGGGCTTAGCTGAAGCACTGATTGAGGCAGCTCAGCTTTTTCCCCAGAAGGAAGTTCTGATTCATCATGATTTTGCGGCTCAGCTCCCGAATTTAAAGTCAATTCGCAGTAGCTTAGAGCAGGTTACAGCAGCCGCTCACCCTCAGGATACTGTACTATTCTACTTTTCTGGACATGGTGTATTAGAGCCTGATCGCCAACAAGCTGTTTTATGCTTAACCGATACTGATAAAGAAGCTCTATTAGATACAGGACTGCCCCTACAAAAACTACTAGAGTATTTAGGAAATTGCCCGGCTCGTCAACAACTCGTTTGGCTAGACGCTTGCCATAGCGGAGGTATGACCCTTAGAGGAGCGAGAGGACAATGGGATACAGAATCCCTAATCAATCCAACTTCACAACTGGTTGAAGTCTTGCGACAAAGAGCGGCGCAAAGTCACGGCTTTTATGCTCTGCTGTCCTGCGATCAAACCCAGCAGTCTTGGGAATTTCCGGAGTTAGGACATGGCGTGTTTACCTACTATTTAATGCGAGGATTACGAGGGGAAGCTGCAGATGCTGAAGGGGTAATTGAAGCAGATGGACTGTATCAGTATGTTTATTATCAAACACTGCGTTATATTGATAAAACCAATCAGCAAATTCGTTTAATTAATCAGCAAAGAAGTAGTCGTGGAGAAAACCAACTCCAATCTGAGTATCCTTTACAAACGCCAAAACGAATTGTAGAAGGTATTGGTAAGGTAATTTTAGGTCTTGGGTCACAAACTGATACTCCTCAGTCTCCGCGACGGGCACTTGTGGTCGAAGGATTGCCGAATCATCAAACGAGTTTAACTTTAAGTAAAGTATTACAAGGGTCAGGAAGCTTTGCCTTAGAGTATTGGCCTTCTCCTGGGCGAAAGCTATCAGATGTCCGAGTAGCAATTGAAAGTTGTTTAGGAGTGAATCAACACTCTTCTCCTAAACAATCCTTATCGGGTAGCCCGACTGAGAAAACAACAGTTTTACTCTATCTACGGGGGCGGATTGAAGAAACGGAAGCCGGAGAAGCCTGGTTAATTCTTGGAGATGGAGTCCGCCTCAGTCGCTCTTGGCTTAGACAAGCTCTGCGACGCTCAAGTATGTCGCAGCAGATTGTTGTCCTCGATTGCCCAGAAGCCCCTGCTCTTGATGATTGGGTAGATGACCTCCAGCTTAACTCAGAAAGAGGCCAGTGTCTAATCGCTGCGGCTGCAACCGCAAATGACCCAGAACAGTTTGCTCGGGCACTATTAAAGTCTTTACAGGAGGCAGATCCGCAAGTGGGTCTTCCTGTTGCTTCCTGGATTGCCCAACTGCAAGTAGAACTAGCAGAAACTCAAATCTCACCCCAAATCTGGCTTTCAGGAATCCAAGGGGTGATCGATGTTGTGCCTGCCAGCACCAACAAGGGCAACACAAGTTCAGAGACAGTGGATCTGGGAATTTGTCCTTATATGGGACTGAAAGCGTTTGCTGAAGAGGATGCTCAATATTTTCATGGGCGTGAAGCCCTAACACAAAGGCTAATTGAGGAATTTCGCCATTCTGCTTTAGCGGTTGTTGGTGCCTCTGGTA contains:
- a CDS encoding PhnD/SsuA/transferrin family substrate-binding protein gives rise to the protein MVSRPLLLIHFFLLISFVLVGCRSKETVNPNKLTIGVVSYERGTVSVERYRPLQEYLAEQTNSVVELEPAYNELQALEQIQRNNWSIVFAPPGLAAIAMGQELYIPIFSLERISSLERSVIVVPQASSAQSLVDLSNKIVALGNPGSAAGYYLPLYDLYGLTLAEVRLAPTPKTILEWLSQEQVDAGALSEGDFEQYSQEFQSTDFRILHQSRWIPSGVVLLGPTLERNRQEHIIEVMKNAPSSLIGDAGYVPTTEVPDYEHFIELVEKVRPLETQVQETPAILITKDSE
- a CDS encoding pentapeptide repeat-containing protein, with the protein product MRKTVQRTIIRLFIAILGTIVLIGLILLIEAAFGGEKSCPPPESWLLCRIRHSVLLNVVEGFSILVALILFFLEAPERAKQAHYEAWKVIDAAHGVETSYARLQALQDLNEDQVSLTRLDASGADLKGINLKAAELSHAQLSGTDLSHANLSHTNLSHADLVGANLNNAELDDARLIDVNLSHAQLIDADLIGTEMIGANLTHAHLVGANLSKAYLGDVDFSKACLRDANLNQTKFFGARNLTPEQVKVAKNWHEAIYDEGLRRQLGL
- a CDS encoding superoxide dismutase family protein, giving the protein MQFSKKIKQLIGLTVLSTVVVIATSAVASPFSPSILGNFFPSLHSSNSTQIGYASIQGTSNHPELSGKILLHETSAGLRLIGMLKNVPPGAHGFHIHEFGSCADDGQAAGGHYNPDGVKHGNLLTDGFEGAHAGDLGNVVASNGTASWKETFPGLSLSSGNYPVVGRAVILHADPDDFGQPTGNAGARIGCGTITLRPASLEQTK
- a CDS encoding ATP-binding cassette domain-containing protein, which produces MTDSFAQATLISSQPFLELSNRGKTLRFDLDKDVYRLGRDHHWSDLEIPETGWNVLSRRQAVLKKEGENYRIYDGDRAHPSRNGLFIEHTRINLSQGYLLTHGAQLEIGQDPRNQVLLTYFNPIDSHLVIPQKRHLILRGLKDWPVEIGRFPSPDRYASMQLDSPTVSRLHATIYPNHQGGHILKDLSTNGTFVDGKRLDKPISLSSGNIIQIGPFTLLYRRETLELLNTGHHIRLDAHHLCREVPDQKAGKKTILNDISLAIEPGQLVALVGGSGAGKSTLMKALLGIEPTNSGNVLLNGDNLRQHWGIYRSQIGYVPQDDIVHLDLTVEEVLTYACQLRLPPDTNIEQVVNDTLEQVKLNHVRTNFVRYLSGGQRKRVSIAVELLVDPKLFFLDEPTSGLDPGLDKEMMKLLRDLADQERTIILITHATANIAVCDRIAFLGRGGKLCYFGPPQEALEFFEMPSLDFKYFADIYLKLEQGSTEVENQAIVDEWAKQYYVSDKYKSYIKASLSPGKEQQLISDSSSHTSSPLKQLLLLSQRYYQLVRRDLASVSFTLLSGPITIALTALCLEGEAPLKYVDSPTATQAPLALRLLFVFSCIAIWLGLSNSIGEIVKESAIYCRERLLNLGLLPYLGSKFLIRTGIALLQSFLIVLAILIGFGAPQSELIPWWMGVGITTFLTLVASTSLSLMLSALVKSENQGNGILPLVMIPQIIFSGVLFDLEGVARPLSWLMLSRWSVAAYGVLADLNQMVPSSAGNSLPMLFEPSSTYDATWENLMLNWGILCLFTVIYLLVTLCLQKRKDIF